A stretch of the Deltaproteobacteria bacterium genome encodes the following:
- a CDS encoding tetratricopeptide repeat protein: MKAFHSIRTWVVIPGLCVLLTLGAGCTVRHAIRDGFNSIKHNVKGNYYLEKKKYHEGLKVFQREVETNPESAEVHYFLGRYLLALEHPRKAFEHLDKAAHLKSDEPDYHFWLGVAASALKRADLERQCYEKALRLNPRHVQALTYLGHNYFEKREYHKALKIYSRAIDLRPENPSALFNRGLILKRLKRTPEEKTAWKQFLAYYPSGPKARQAVSYLNALGDFDYRNFIIGCRTVTIQKIRFVPFSAKIQSRSTPSLNLLGEIMNNNHGIGLHIVAYQLNNKELAERRAKSIKKYLVHHFPGISPDRLMVSWFDVPETIRIGRRVFKEPESIQFFTALPVKRKASSGKKGASRR, from the coding sequence TTGAAAGCTTTTCATTCCATTCGAACCTGGGTGGTTATCCCCGGCCTGTGTGTCCTTTTGACCCTTGGGGCAGGATGCACCGTACGGCACGCCATTCGGGACGGGTTTAACAGCATCAAACACAACGTAAAGGGCAACTATTACCTGGAAAAGAAAAAATACCACGAGGGGCTCAAGGTCTTTCAGCGCGAGGTGGAAACCAACCCTGAGAGCGCCGAGGTTCATTACTTCCTGGGGAGGTACCTCCTGGCACTGGAACATCCCCGGAAAGCCTTTGAACACCTGGACAAGGCCGCGCACCTGAAATCCGACGAACCGGATTACCATTTTTGGCTCGGCGTAGCCGCCTCAGCCCTCAAAAGGGCTGACCTTGAGAGGCAATGTTATGAAAAGGCCCTCCGGCTCAATCCAAGACACGTACAGGCCCTTACTTATTTGGGACACAATTATTTTGAAAAAAGAGAATATCACAAGGCCCTCAAAATATATTCAAGGGCAATCGACCTCCGGCCCGAAAACCCCTCGGCCCTGTTCAACCGCGGGCTGATTCTCAAGCGACTTAAAAGGACCCCGGAAGAAAAAACCGCATGGAAGCAGTTTCTCGCTTACTATCCATCAGGACCCAAGGCTCGGCAGGCCGTATCTTATCTTAACGCGCTTGGAGATTTTGACTATCGAAATTTCATTATAGGCTGCCGAACGGTTACGATCCAAAAGATCCGGTTCGTCCCCTTTTCAGCAAAGATTCAATCAAGGTCCACGCCTTCTCTGAATCTCCTGGGCGAAATCATGAACAACAATCATGGAATCGGCCTTCATATCGTAGCCTACCAGTTGAATAACAAGGAACTTGCGGAGAGGCGCGCCAAGAGCATCAAAAAGTATCTGGTTCATCATTTTCCGGGGATCAGTCCGGATCGTCTTATGGTAAGCTGGTTTGATGTTCCTGAAACCATTCGGATCGGGAGAAGAGTTTTCAAAGAACCCGAAAGCATACAGTTCTTTACGGCCCTGCCCGTAAAGCGAAAGGCTTCATCCGGTAAAAAAGGCGCTTCCAGGAGATGA
- the rdgC gene encoding recombination-associated protein RdgC → MGIILGSGGFTRFQVDGELPEGYLETLQEKIARYAFRGLGEDSDEERATGWVQILDMFENDFTGMDYLKEPCIALAWRVDVKRVPPIALSHYCREAEKKIMASEKVEYLPKRRIQEIREAVRIKLLKRAIPVSRTYDMIWNLQTGIVFFGGTSNKLCDEFAEFFLKCFGFPLKTVFPYSMACRVLEQEERDPSLLDALEYSIRLGGE, encoded by the coding sequence ATGGGAATCATTCTCGGAAGCGGCGGGTTCACCCGCTTCCAGGTAGACGGAGAGTTACCCGAAGGATATCTGGAGACCCTTCAGGAGAAGATTGCACGGTATGCATTCCGGGGTCTTGGAGAAGACTCAGACGAAGAAAGGGCCACGGGATGGGTTCAGATCCTGGATATGTTCGAGAATGATTTCACCGGGATGGATTATTTGAAAGAGCCCTGTATCGCCCTGGCCTGGAGGGTGGACGTGAAGCGTGTTCCCCCCATCGCCCTGAGTCACTACTGCCGCGAGGCGGAAAAGAAGATCATGGCCTCGGAAAAGGTCGAATATCTCCCCAAAAGGCGCATCCAGGAAATCAGGGAAGCAGTCCGGATCAAGCTTCTGAAGAGGGCTATTCCCGTTTCCAGGACCTATGACATGATCTGGAACCTTCAGACGGGCATTGTTTTTTTCGGGGGGACGAGTAACAAGCTTTGTGATGAGTTTGCCGAGTTTTTCTTGAAATGCTTCGGGTTCCCGCTCAAGACGGTCTTCCCTTACTCCATGGCCTGCCGGGTCCTTGAACAGGAAGAAAGGGATCCATCGTTGCTGGATGCCCTGGAATACTCCATTCGCCTGGGGGGTGAGTGA
- a CDS encoding MurR/RpiR family transcriptional regulator, with amino-acid sequence MPQKDFHEWISEKAEVLTPSEVRLATHLVEHPEKWAFESASQLAALLDVHRSTIVRFAQNLGLSGFPELQAMARQALLNSFSPSIKLSLAMADYGLSDLVQEIFEREIQNLQETYRHLDAEALETTARGLAHAGKVVIFGRRFSYPIALYLSLAIKTMRDRVRLAPDPGGSSIDQLFDLTPEDYAIIVSLRRHSPEVQRALRFLAKAGIPRSLLTDVSPMTGQQDGMRVIRAHIGSTSVLESYTALISVCHTMLSLVHCFLPESQNRLEAVENAWSRFNKNK; translated from the coding sequence ATGCCACAAAAAGATTTTCATGAATGGATTTCCGAAAAGGCCGAAGTGCTTACTCCCAGTGAAGTGAGGTTGGCCACGCATCTGGTTGAACACCCGGAAAAGTGGGCCTTTGAATCGGCTTCTCAACTGGCCGCGCTTTTGGATGTGCATCGCTCCACCATTGTTCGCTTCGCACAGAACCTGGGTCTTTCCGGTTTTCCCGAACTTCAGGCCATGGCGAGACAGGCCCTTTTAAATTCGTTTTCTCCTTCGATCAAGCTGAGTCTGGCTATGGCCGATTACGGCCTGTCTGATCTGGTTCAGGAAATATTTGAAAGAGAGATACAGAACCTGCAAGAAACCTACCGGCATTTGGACGCTGAGGCATTGGAGACCACCGCCAGGGGGCTGGCCCACGCCGGAAAAGTCGTCATTTTCGGCCGTCGGTTTTCTTATCCCATTGCCCTGTATTTGAGTCTGGCCATAAAAACCATGCGGGATCGAGTGAGACTGGCCCCGGACCCGGGCGGTTCTTCGATAGATCAGCTGTTCGACCTGACGCCCGAAGACTATGCCATAATTGTATCCCTTCGAAGGCATTCCCCGGAAGTTCAAAGAGCACTCCGGTTCTTGGCCAAGGCCGGCATCCCCAGGTCATTGTTGACCGACGTAAGCCCTATGACCGGTCAGCAGGACGGAATGCGCGTAATCCGGGCCCATATCGGCAGCACTTCAGTGCTTGAATCCTATACGGCTCTTATCAGCGTCTGCCATACGATGCTGTCCTTGGTCCATTGCTTCCTTCCTGAAAGCCAGAACCGCCTGGAAGCAGTGGAAAACGCTTGGAGCCGTTTTAATAAAAATAAGTAG
- a CDS encoding long-chain-fatty-acid--CoA ligase, producing the protein MRFEEYSPGAVCMNIAAILSKALRLFPEKEAVVDGDRRLTYRQAAERVNRLAAALAAAGIKSGECISIVAPNCLEFFETYYAGAVLGVIVNPINVRLLGPEMAFILNDARSRLVIADPRYGTQIIKALEKAESVEGVVWLTDAPLTVNRVRSWAYEAFLAEGGMDFSPPAPLGDEAPAHLYYTSGTTGRPKGVILTHRNVTVHALAAIAEFNLNDTDVWYHVAPMFHLADAWATFALTWVGGRHVMQPEFDAGQVLATIEKEGITLSNLIPTMLNLMVNHDMAEKFNYSSLRVILSGGAPIAPETVRRIISTFNCDYIQTYGLTETSPYCTVSALKAHLKELPLEKQRQIISRTGREFMAVELRVVDEQGRDVPRDDQSVGEIWVRGDTVTPGYLNRPEANKEAFEDGWFKTGDLAVIDEEGYVNIVDRKKDIIISGGENVYSTEVEYILMEHPAVLECVVIGVPDPKWGEAVKAVVVPKPGEDVEETELISFVKEHLAHYKAPKSVDFVDALPKTGSGKLMKRAVREWYWKGEERRVH; encoded by the coding sequence ATGAGATTTGAGGAATATTCTCCAGGAGCAGTATGCATGAATATCGCCGCCATTTTGAGCAAAGCCTTACGTTTGTTTCCGGAAAAAGAAGCCGTTGTTGATGGAGACCGGCGCCTTACCTACCGTCAGGCGGCCGAGCGGGTGAATCGATTGGCCGCCGCTCTGGCGGCCGCTGGTATTAAAAGCGGGGAATGTATCTCTATCGTGGCTCCCAACTGCCTTGAATTTTTTGAAACTTATTATGCAGGAGCGGTTTTGGGGGTGATAGTCAACCCTATCAACGTTCGTCTGCTGGGCCCGGAAATGGCCTTTATCCTCAACGACGCCCGCAGCCGGCTGGTGATCGCTGATCCGCGCTATGGGACCCAGATAATAAAGGCTCTTGAAAAGGCCGAATCCGTGGAAGGAGTGGTCTGGCTGACCGATGCGCCCCTGACTGTGAATAGGGTCCGGTCCTGGGCTTACGAGGCTTTTCTGGCCGAAGGCGGGATGGATTTCAGCCCGCCTGCGCCCCTTGGTGACGAGGCTCCCGCTCACCTGTATTACACTTCAGGGACAACCGGCCGGCCTAAAGGGGTCATTCTGACCCATCGCAACGTCACCGTCCACGCCTTGGCGGCCATTGCCGAGTTTAATTTGAATGACACCGACGTATGGTACCATGTTGCCCCAATGTTCCACCTGGCCGACGCCTGGGCCACCTTTGCTCTGACCTGGGTCGGCGGACGGCATGTCATGCAGCCGGAATTCGATGCCGGGCAAGTCCTTGCCACCATAGAAAAGGAGGGCATCACCCTGAGCAATCTCATCCCAACCATGCTCAACCTGATGGTAAATCACGACATGGCGGAAAAATTCAACTACTCGTCCCTCAGGGTCATTCTATCCGGCGGTGCCCCGATCGCTCCGGAGACGGTCCGCAGGATCATTTCCACCTTTAATTGCGACTATATCCAGACCTACGGCCTGACCGAAACTTCGCCCTACTGTACGGTATCCGCTTTAAAGGCCCACTTAAAAGAATTGCCGTTGGAAAAACAACGCCAAATCATAAGCCGCACCGGTCGGGAGTTCATGGCAGTGGAACTGCGGGTGGTGGACGAACAAGGCCGGGACGTGCCAAGGGACGATCAAAGTGTGGGAGAGATCTGGGTCAGAGGCGACACCGTGACTCCAGGCTACCTGAACCGGCCGGAAGCCAATAAGGAAGCCTTTGAGGATGGATGGTTCAAAACCGGTGACCTGGCTGTTATTGATGAGGAAGGATATGTGAACATCGTAGACCGGAAAAAGGATATCATTATTTCCGGGGGAGAAAACGTTTATTCGACCGAAGTGGAATATATCCTGATGGAGCATCCGGCCGTGCTGGAATGCGTGGTCATCGGGGTACCGGACCCGAAGTGGGGCGAAGCGGTCAAGGCGGTCGTAGTCCCCAAGCCCGGAGAGGACGTCGAAGAAACTGAACTGATTAGTTTTGTAAAGGAACACCTGGCCCATTACAAGGCCCCCAAAAGCGTTGATTTCGTTGATGCTCTGCCCAAAACGGGCTCCGGAAAACTGATGAAGCGGGCCGTTCGCGAATGGTATTGGAAAGGTGAAGAAAGACGTGTCCACTGA
- the recC gene encoding exodeoxyribonuclease V subunit gamma produces the protein MNGVRIFTSNRLENLAELLAEVLREPLSSPFSGEIVLVQSKGMERWVSMQLARYHGICANIRFPFPNAFVREMFRRVIPDLPDRSPFDPDILSWRVMKCLPSLAGRPAFRGLRRYFGKGTEPLRIFQLSERIADLFDQYLVFRPDMIERWERGHGTHWQAVLWRELVKGNEGRHRAALAKAFHERLRGGGDRTFEGLPERVSVFGISSLPEFHMQVLASLSRTMEVNLFLMNPCREYWGDILSDWEMERRRMRIPKGVVSEADLHLEKGNSLLASLGTVGREFFDLLQDLNGAENTDFVDPGRESLLACIQSDILNLRERGREGEEKTVLSPEDRSLRIHSCHGPMREMEVLRDQLLDLFERDPELSPGDILVMTPDIEAYAPYIQAVFDVPKTDPTWIPFSISDRSMRCESGIIETFMSILDLRGGRYEASRVLAILENPAVQGRFGLTEEDLRLLRRWVRDTGIRWGIDEGTRVSQGLPGFRDNTWEAGLERLLLGYALPGGEEKMFHGILPYDLVEGEQAGVLGALVAFSRELFDRVQDLGRPRTPREWSRTLLELLDVFFIEGEGFDSELQAVRRILREFGESSCFEGFEYDEPVDIPLIRWKLGHVFKKQGFGKGFLAGGVTFCAMLPMRSIPFKVICLVGMNGDAYPRQQRPLGFDLMARHPRRGDRSRREDDRYLFLEALLSARKTLYISYVGQDIRDNTPLPPSVLVNELLEYVEQGFEVPGSCIRDHLVIRHRLQAFSPAYFEKGSRLFSYSREHCMAARALLTTPLNPPGFLSGELPEPDSTWKTVELGDLCRFFANPAGYLLEKRLGVRLEYRSVTLEDKEIFELRGLDRYRLEQDLLEKGLKGENLLERLPRVRAAGLLPHGSVGETVFKRTAGAVERFVRWIRPFMGDEPSPPLDVDLVLNGFRITGSIRNIYPRRLLHFRHARLRAKDFLGLWVNHVLLNILAGEDCPKTSMLAGVRTDRKDGIHWVAWEYAPLRKGEAVLTRLLEIYWEGLRRPIPFFPESSFRYGEEMLDKKNDRMKALEAASKKWEGGERQRGEKEDASYRICFRGESPLDVEFERLTREILEPLFSHRRKMEISIAGKEMGI, from the coding sequence ATGAACGGAGTCAGGATTTTTACTAGTAACCGGTTGGAAAACCTGGCGGAGCTTCTGGCTGAGGTATTGCGGGAACCCTTGTCCTCGCCCTTTTCAGGAGAGATCGTCCTTGTCCAGAGCAAGGGTATGGAACGTTGGGTCTCCATGCAGTTGGCACGGTATCATGGGATCTGCGCCAATATTCGCTTCCCTTTCCCAAACGCCTTTGTTCGGGAAATGTTCAGAAGGGTGATCCCGGACCTCCCGGATCGCTCTCCCTTCGACCCGGATATCCTTAGCTGGCGGGTCATGAAATGCCTGCCGTCTCTGGCCGGCCGACCGGCTTTTCGCGGGCTTCGCAGGTACTTTGGAAAGGGGACCGAACCCCTCAGAATCTTCCAGCTTTCGGAGAGGATCGCGGACCTGTTTGATCAGTACCTGGTCTTTCGTCCCGACATGATAGAGCGGTGGGAACGGGGGCATGGCACCCACTGGCAGGCCGTGCTTTGGCGGGAACTGGTGAAGGGGAACGAGGGACGGCACAGGGCCGCTCTCGCCAAAGCGTTCCACGAGCGGCTCCGGGGGGGCGGGGACCGGACTTTCGAAGGACTCCCGGAAAGGGTCTCGGTTTTCGGGATCTCTTCCCTTCCTGAATTCCACATGCAGGTGCTGGCCTCCCTTTCAAGGACCATGGAGGTCAACCTATTTCTGATGAATCCATGCCGGGAGTACTGGGGGGACATCCTTTCCGACTGGGAAATGGAAAGGAGGAGGATGCGTATTCCCAAGGGGGTTGTTTCCGAGGCGGATCTTCACCTTGAAAAGGGAAACAGCCTGCTCGCCTCCCTGGGCACCGTGGGCCGCGAATTTTTTGACCTCCTCCAGGACCTTAACGGCGCGGAGAACACCGATTTCGTGGATCCCGGCCGGGAAAGCCTTCTTGCCTGTATCCAGTCCGACATCCTCAACCTCCGGGAGAGGGGAAGGGAAGGTGAAGAAAAAACCGTCCTTTCCCCGGAGGATCGTTCCCTTCGAATTCATTCCTGCCATGGTCCCATGAGGGAGATGGAAGTATTGCGGGACCAACTCCTGGACCTTTTCGAGAGGGATCCCGAACTATCCCCGGGAGATATCCTTGTAATGACCCCTGATATCGAGGCCTATGCCCCGTATATCCAGGCGGTCTTCGATGTGCCGAAGACAGATCCCACCTGGATTCCCTTCAGCATCTCGGATCGAAGCATGCGGTGCGAGAGCGGCATCATTGAGACCTTCATGTCCATCCTGGATCTCCGGGGCGGCCGATACGAAGCTTCCCGGGTTTTGGCGATCCTGGAGAACCCGGCCGTTCAGGGCAGGTTCGGTTTGACGGAAGAGGACCTCCGGCTCCTCCGGCGCTGGGTGAGGGATACGGGTATCCGCTGGGGAATCGACGAGGGGACGAGGGTGTCGCAGGGGCTTCCAGGGTTCCGGGACAATACCTGGGAGGCGGGACTGGAACGGCTCCTCCTCGGGTATGCCCTTCCGGGCGGCGAAGAGAAGATGTTCCACGGCATTCTACCGTACGACCTGGTGGAAGGGGAACAGGCAGGGGTGCTGGGGGCCCTTGTTGCCTTCTCAAGGGAACTCTTCGACCGTGTTCAAGACCTGGGACGGCCCAGGACTCCACGGGAGTGGTCAAGGACCTTGCTGGAACTCCTGGATGTCTTTTTTATCGAAGGTGAAGGCTTTGATTCGGAACTCCAGGCCGTGCGGCGGATCCTCCGGGAATTTGGAGAATCGAGCTGCTTTGAGGGATTTGAGTACGATGAGCCGGTGGATATCCCCCTCATCCGATGGAAGCTGGGCCATGTCTTCAAGAAACAGGGGTTCGGGAAGGGTTTTCTTGCTGGCGGTGTCACCTTTTGCGCCATGCTCCCCATGCGGAGCATTCCTTTTAAGGTGATATGCCTCGTGGGCATGAACGGAGATGCTTACCCCAGGCAACAGCGCCCCCTGGGGTTTGATCTCATGGCCAGGCATCCCCGCCGGGGAGATCGATCCCGCCGGGAGGACGACCGCTACCTCTTTCTGGAAGCCCTGCTTTCAGCCCGTAAAACCCTTTACATCAGCTATGTCGGCCAGGATATCCGTGACAATACCCCCCTTCCTCCATCCGTACTGGTCAACGAACTGCTGGAGTACGTGGAGCAAGGCTTTGAGGTCCCGGGCTCCTGTATCAGAGATCATCTCGTGATTCGGCACCGCCTTCAGGCCTTCAGCCCCGCCTATTTTGAGAAAGGTTCACGCCTGTTCAGTTATTCCCGGGAACATTGCATGGCCGCCAGGGCCCTTCTCACAACCCCCCTAAACCCTCCGGGATTTTTATCCGGGGAGTTGCCCGAGCCGGACAGTACCTGGAAAACGGTGGAACTCGGCGATCTTTGTCGATTCTTCGCCAATCCCGCCGGATACCTGCTGGAAAAGCGGCTCGGTGTACGGCTGGAATATCGGAGCGTGACCCTGGAGGACAAGGAAATTTTTGAACTTCGGGGGCTTGATCGTTACCGGCTGGAACAGGACCTCTTGGAAAAAGGCCTGAAGGGGGAAAACCTCCTTGAGAGGCTTCCAAGGGTGAGGGCCGCGGGCCTTTTGCCCCATGGAAGCGTTGGTGAAACGGTTTTCAAGAGAACCGCGGGCGCGGTGGAGCGTTTCGTTCGGTGGATTCGTCCCTTCATGGGTGACGAACCGAGCCCCCCCCTGGATGTGGATCTGGTCCTGAACGGGTTTCGGATCACCGGTTCCATTCGGAACATCTACCCCCGAAGGCTTCTCCACTTTCGCCATGCCAGGCTTCGGGCAAAGGATTTTCTTGGGCTCTGGGTGAACCATGTGCTGCTTAACATCCTGGCCGGAGAAGACTGTCCCAAGACCAGCATGCTCGCGGGCGTCCGGACCGACAGAAAAGACGGGATCCATTGGGTGGCATGGGAATATGCGCCCCTGCGGAAGGGAGAGGCCGTTCTCACCCGTCTCCTGGAGATCTACTGGGAGGGGCTTCGCCGACCGATTCCATTTTTCCCCGAATCTTCCTTTCGGTACGGGGAAGAAATGTTGGATAAGAAAAACGACCGCATGAAGGCCCTGGAAGCAGCTTCCAAAAAATGGGAGGGGGGAGAGCGTCAGAGGGGTGAAAAAGAAGATGCAAGCTACCGGATTTGCTTTAGGGGTGAGAGTCCTCTGGACGTGGAGTTTGAGAGACTGACCCGGGAAATCCTGGAACCTCTCTTTTCCCATAGAAGGAAGATGGAGATTTCCATTGCAGGCAAGGAAATGGGAATTTAA